The Echinicola rosea genome has a segment encoding these proteins:
- a CDS encoding cytochrome c oxidase subunit 3, with translation MKRDASPGLIKKIEQLHPYQLLVYLGMAGSGIVFLFLAVAFLLTFIQDDSLKAHHLPWPFWGSTAVLLSGNFWTWRLGRYLKIDAPWLLKKALWSVLLVGLFFIGFQVWGWIVLGRQGVEFSGVPSGSYLYVLTGIHIMHLLGAMIFVLMMIYEVHQVVVNPIKELVFSNNPYVGMRIRLFILYWYFVEIVWLLLLLLFALAF, from the coding sequence ATGAAAAGAGACGCTTCACCTGGCCTGATTAAGAAAATAGAGCAACTTCACCCCTACCAATTATTGGTTTACTTGGGCATGGCAGGCAGTGGAATAGTTTTTTTGTTTTTGGCGGTAGCCTTTTTATTGACATTTATACAGGATGATTCCCTTAAGGCGCATCACTTGCCTTGGCCCTTTTGGGGGAGTACGGCTGTGCTGTTGAGTGGGAATTTCTGGACTTGGAGACTGGGACGTTATTTGAAAATCGACGCACCATGGTTGCTGAAGAAGGCACTGTGGTCGGTTTTATTGGTCGGGCTCTTTTTTATTGGCTTCCAGGTGTGGGGATGGATAGTTCTGGGGCGGCAGGGAGTTGAGTTTTCGGGTGTACCCAGTGGAAGTTACCTGTACGTCCTTACCGGCATCCATATCATGCATCTGCTGGGTGCTATGATTTTTGTCCTAATGATGATTTATGAGGTCCATCAAGTGGTCGTTAATCCTATAAAAGAGCTCGTTTTTAGCAATAACCCCTATGTGGGCATGAGGATAAGGCTATTTATTTTGTACTGGTATTTTGTGGAAATTGTCTGGTTGCTTCTGCTTTTACTATTTGCATTGGCTTTTTAA
- the mfd gene encoding transcription-repair coupling factor yields the protein MEKKAFLTLYEQDSYIKTVAKAIQASASSNFAFKGISGSMDMVLLAALINLRKSSHLIIAHDKEEAAYLASDLSSLLEKVTPHVFPSSYKRPYQHEEVDNANVLMRAEILSKVLSKENEMEVIVSYPEALYEKVINKKSLQENTFTAKVGEKVDTEFIAELLSTYDFEKTDFVYEPGQFAIRGGIIDVFSFAHDSPYRIELFGKEIESIRTFDTESQLSQEELGHISIIPNVQTKLMQEVRQSFTDFMPKETCVWIKDLQFTMDMLDNAFDKANQHFEKIVDQTGNEKLVLEPQNLFDDGATFLRSLDPLTKIEFGNQFHLPSSQTFDFDIKPQPSFNKNFDLLVDNLVDNERKGLLNIICSESEKQVERLQNIFQELDPTLKVQSLPISIREGFIDHSVMIACYTDHQIFERYHRYKSNKKASKTKALTLKELKTLQAGDYVVHVDYGVGRFAGLEKVEINGNYQEAVRLIFRDDDLLYVNIHSLHKISKYSGQEGTLPTMSKLGSPEWENKKKKVKRKVKDIAKDLIALYAKRRNAQGHQYAPDSVLQVELESSFIFEDTPDQAVATGDVKADMEKPYPMDRLVCGDVGFGKTEVAIRAAFKAINDRKQVAVLVPTTILAMQHYRTFKERLEGFPVKVDYINRFRTTKQVKEITNQVTSGEIDILVGTHRIVNKDVQFKDLGLLIIDEEQKFGVKVKDQLKELRVNVDVLTLTATPIPRTLHFSLMGARDLSVIATPPPNRQPVTTEIHTFEEEVIRDAVSRELQRGGQVFFVHNRVGEIDSIANLIMRLVPDAKVAGAHGQMDGKQLEKVMVRFIEGEFDVLVSTNIIESGLDIPNANTIIINRAHMFGLSDLHQMRGRVGRSNKKAYCYLLTSPMSGLTAEARKRLQTLEEFSDLGDGFKVAMRDLDIRGAGNLLGAEQSGFITDLGFEMYHKILDEAVQELKENEFASLFEVDLKEKVKVLVQDCVIETDMELLIPEDYVTNISERLNLYSKLDNIKTEEELAKFAHSVLDRFGPIPAAVEDLFETVRLRWYAERLGFEKLVLKNGQMKCYFVPSTRESYFKSDIFGNIIRFIQGHGKFCKIKEHKNRLILTIGGIKSVEKAKQWLSEMST from the coding sequence TTGGAAAAGAAAGCATTTCTCACCCTTTACGAGCAAGATTCCTATATCAAAACAGTGGCCAAGGCTATTCAGGCCTCGGCAAGTAGCAACTTCGCTTTTAAGGGCATTTCAGGTAGCATGGACATGGTCCTGTTGGCTGCCCTTATAAATCTCCGAAAAAGCAGCCACCTGATCATCGCGCATGATAAAGAAGAAGCAGCCTATCTGGCAAGTGACCTTAGTAGCCTCCTTGAAAAAGTAACACCCCATGTGTTTCCATCCTCCTACAAGCGCCCATATCAGCACGAAGAAGTGGACAATGCCAATGTACTGATGCGTGCAGAGATTCTAAGCAAAGTACTCTCAAAGGAAAACGAGATGGAAGTGATCGTTTCTTACCCCGAGGCCCTTTACGAAAAAGTCATCAACAAAAAGTCCCTTCAAGAAAACACCTTCACCGCTAAAGTGGGCGAAAAAGTGGACACTGAGTTTATTGCCGAGCTGCTTAGCACCTATGATTTCGAAAAAACGGATTTTGTGTACGAGCCTGGTCAGTTTGCCATACGCGGTGGCATCATCGATGTATTCTCTTTTGCCCATGATTCCCCGTACCGTATAGAGCTCTTTGGCAAAGAAATAGAGAGCATCAGGACTTTTGACACCGAAAGCCAGTTATCTCAGGAAGAGCTTGGTCACATCAGCATCATCCCCAATGTACAGACCAAGCTGATGCAAGAGGTACGGCAGTCCTTCACCGACTTCATGCCAAAAGAAACCTGCGTATGGATAAAAGATCTGCAGTTTACCATGGATATGCTGGACAATGCTTTCGATAAGGCCAACCAGCATTTTGAAAAGATCGTCGATCAGACCGGCAACGAGAAATTGGTGTTAGAGCCACAAAATCTGTTTGATGATGGTGCGACTTTCTTGCGGTCCCTAGATCCGCTGACCAAAATAGAATTTGGCAATCAGTTTCACCTCCCCAGCTCCCAGACATTTGATTTTGACATCAAACCCCAACCTTCTTTCAATAAAAACTTTGATTTATTGGTGGACAATCTGGTGGACAATGAGCGCAAGGGATTACTGAACATTATCTGCTCAGAAAGTGAAAAGCAGGTGGAGCGGCTACAGAACATCTTTCAGGAACTTGACCCTACGTTAAAAGTCCAATCATTGCCCATAAGCATCAGGGAAGGTTTTATAGACCATTCGGTGATGATCGCATGCTATACCGACCACCAGATTTTTGAACGGTATCACCGGTATAAGAGCAACAAAAAAGCCAGCAAGACCAAAGCCCTTACCCTCAAAGAACTCAAGACCCTCCAAGCTGGAGATTATGTGGTTCATGTGGATTATGGAGTAGGCCGGTTTGCCGGGCTGGAAAAGGTCGAAATAAATGGCAATTATCAAGAAGCCGTACGGCTGATATTTCGGGATGATGACCTGCTATACGTAAACATCCACTCACTGCACAAGATATCAAAATATTCCGGTCAGGAGGGCACCCTTCCCACCATGTCCAAACTGGGCTCTCCAGAGTGGGAAAACAAAAAGAAAAAAGTAAAGCGCAAAGTCAAGGACATTGCCAAAGACCTTATCGCTCTTTATGCCAAAAGAAGGAATGCCCAAGGACACCAGTATGCTCCTGACAGTGTCTTGCAGGTAGAACTGGAGAGTTCTTTTATCTTTGAGGACACACCAGATCAGGCGGTGGCTACCGGTGACGTAAAAGCCGATATGGAAAAACCTTATCCGATGGACAGATTAGTCTGCGGGGACGTAGGTTTCGGAAAGACAGAAGTCGCCATCCGAGCAGCCTTCAAAGCCATCAACGACCGCAAACAAGTGGCCGTCTTGGTGCCTACTACCATTTTGGCCATGCAACATTACCGTACATTCAAGGAACGACTGGAAGGTTTTCCAGTGAAGGTGGATTATATTAATCGCTTTCGTACTACCAAACAGGTTAAGGAAATCACCAACCAGGTCACTTCTGGAGAAATTGATATCCTCGTGGGCACGCACCGCATTGTGAACAAGGATGTCCAGTTTAAGGACTTGGGGCTGCTTATAATCGATGAAGAACAGAAATTCGGGGTTAAGGTAAAAGACCAGTTAAAAGAACTCCGTGTCAATGTCGATGTGCTTACCTTGACCGCAACGCCCATCCCGAGGACCTTGCACTTCTCCCTCATGGGAGCACGTGACCTTTCGGTCATCGCCACACCTCCGCCCAATAGGCAGCCAGTGACCACCGAGATCCACACATTTGAGGAAGAAGTCATCCGAGATGCGGTTTCCAGGGAACTTCAGCGAGGTGGACAGGTCTTTTTTGTCCACAATAGGGTCGGAGAAATTGACTCCATCGCCAACCTCATCATGCGGCTGGTCCCCGACGCCAAAGTGGCCGGTGCCCATGGTCAGATGGACGGTAAGCAACTGGAAAAAGTGATGGTGAGGTTTATTGAAGGTGAATTTGACGTATTGGTATCTACCAACATCATCGAATCAGGGCTGGACATTCCCAATGCAAATACCATCATCATCAACAGGGCCCATATGTTTGGCCTCAGTGACCTCCACCAGATGCGTGGAAGAGTAGGCAGGAGCAATAAAAAAGCCTATTGCTACCTTCTCACTTCACCCATGTCGGGACTTACGGCAGAAGCACGAAAGCGCCTGCAAACCCTCGAGGAGTTTTCTGATCTGGGGGATGGCTTCAAAGTGGCCATGAGAGACTTGGACATCCGTGGTGCCGGTAACCTTTTGGGTGCCGAGCAAAGTGGTTTTATCACCGACCTGGGATTCGAAATGTACCACAAAATCCTGGACGAAGCAGTACAAGAGCTGAAGGAAAATGAGTTTGCCAGTCTCTTTGAGGTAGATCTGAAAGAAAAAGTGAAAGTTTTGGTACAGGACTGTGTGATCGAAACTGACATGGAATTATTGATCCCTGAGGACTATGTCACCAATATTTCCGAAAGGCTAAACCTATATTCCAAACTGGACAATATCAAAACAGAAGAAGAGCTGGCCAAATTTGCCCATTCTGTTTTGGATCGCTTTGGCCCGATCCCAGCGGCAGTGGAAGACCTTTTTGAAACCGTCCGCTTACGCTGGTATGCAGAAAGGCTGGGCTTTGAAAAGCTGGTCCTCAAGAATGGCCAGATGAAATGCTACTTCGTACCTAGCACCAGGGAAAGCTATTTTAAATCGGATATTTTTGGAAATATTATTCGATTTATTCAAGGTCATGGCAAGTTCTGTAAAATAAAAGAACATAAAAATCGTTTAATTCTTACCATTGGTGGCATCAAATCCGTAGAGAAGGCCAAGCAATGGCTAAGCGAAATGAGCACTTAA
- the gldJ gene encoding gliding motility lipoprotein GldJ: protein MVKSNKNINIIFSAFLMLSMTFLASCSKNNGPTYGRRTAGNPGKVSAATGAELNFDLEDTTQFTVVKLKEPAKGPKLKYIQGGRAVLGTQEQDVMAFRDNAERTVTIASFYMDETEVTNLDYKEFLFDMRKRSSPDSVRRLEPREDVWTEALSYNDVYSTYYFRHPGFNFYPVAGVTWEQANAYCKWRTAYVNELYRENEGLDSTMSKNMLIERGVVLPNYRLPNEAEWEYAAKAMIGTQYLDENQENGRIYPWDGRGVRNPYDVKRKGRQGDLLANFKRGRGDYAGIAGGVTNDGDIIPANVYEYPPNDFGLYNMSGNMNEWVEDVYRPLSYQDFEDLNPLRRDGTNDEAEAYRTSLIDNNYRVYKGGSWRDVAYWLSPGTRRFMHQDSATNHIGFRCAMISVGADDM from the coding sequence ATGGTGAAAAGCAACAAAAATATCAACATCATATTTTCGGCATTTTTGATGCTGTCAATGACGTTTTTGGCCTCATGTTCCAAAAACAACGGTCCTACCTATGGGCGAAGGACTGCAGGAAATCCCGGAAAAGTCAGTGCCGCTACAGGTGCTGAGTTAAATTTTGATCTGGAAGACACTACTCAATTTACCGTAGTCAAGCTAAAAGAGCCTGCCAAAGGTCCTAAACTCAAGTATATTCAAGGAGGACGTGCAGTACTCGGGACGCAGGAGCAGGATGTTATGGCTTTCCGCGATAATGCAGAAAGAACAGTAACCATCGCGTCTTTCTATATGGACGAAACAGAAGTGACCAACTTGGACTATAAGGAGTTTCTCTTTGACATGAGAAAACGCTCCAGTCCCGATTCGGTAAGGCGGCTGGAACCTAGGGAGGATGTATGGACAGAAGCACTTTCTTACAACGACGTTTACTCCACCTATTATTTCAGACACCCCGGCTTCAACTTCTATCCTGTAGCAGGCGTTACATGGGAGCAGGCCAATGCCTATTGTAAGTGGAGAACGGCCTACGTAAATGAGCTATATCGTGAAAATGAAGGCCTTGACTCTACCATGAGCAAAAACATGCTGATCGAGCGAGGTGTGGTATTGCCAAACTACAGGCTACCGAACGAGGCCGAATGGGAATACGCTGCTAAAGCGATGATCGGCACGCAGTATCTCGACGAAAATCAAGAAAATGGACGTATTTACCCTTGGGATGGTCGTGGTGTCAGAAATCCCTACGACGTAAAGCGTAAAGGCCGACAAGGCGACCTTTTGGCCAACTTTAAAAGAGGCCGTGGTGACTATGCCGGTATTGCCGGAGGAGTTACCAATGATGGCGACATCATCCCTGCCAATGTTTACGAATACCCACCTAATGATTTTGGCCTATATAATATGTCGGGCAACATGAACGAATGGGTAGAAGATGTTTACCGACCACTCTCCTATCAGGACTTTGAAGACCTCAACCCGCTCAGGAGAGATGGCACCAACGATGAAGCAGAAGCTTACAGGACATCCTTAATAGATAATAACTACCGTGTTTACAAGGGCGGAAGTTGGAGAGATGTTGCTTATTGGTTGTCACCTGGAACAAGACGATTTATGCATCAAGATTCTGCCACAAACCATATTGGGTTTAGATGTGCCATGATCTCTGTTGGCGCAGACGATATGTAA
- a CDS encoding S9 family peptidase, producing the protein MNLNFQTLRHLVCLLGVIFLYGSLHAQENNGYKTPPQSIQDLVNAPVTPSVYFSKEGDIMLILERPGYKSLKEVSQPELRIGGIRINPKTNGPSRSSSYSGITVKDVKSGEETPISGLPEDAKISGISWSDDEEHLAFGIVGDEGISLWVADLSTKTATQVTDEIINDVYGTAFTWLSDQSLLIKATNPDRGPMPEKPQVPSSPIIQETSGNAAPSRTYQDLLANEYDEQLFAYFMDTQLMIVDVDGSTKPLGKPAMIKSMDISPDGQYVLVESIQRPFSYLVPAYRFPYNVEAWSIDGSKKITIAEIPLDEVRPTGFDATVTGPRSINWRKDTPATLYWAEAQDGGDPKVEIQERDIIYTLDAPFTGNKQKLASTSLRYSSIDWSDDNFAVLNERWFDTRQEKRSLIDPSQPEKPKATFIERSYSDIYNDPGDPVMTTNELGEYVLLRNGNQLFMTSEGGSPDGSMPFLSTFDVSSGEQDILWRCQAPFYEEVVKVLDDKGHSFITRKQSTDIQPNYWLVNTRKRIAPIQLTTFEDPYPSLKGIQKELVTYTRNDGLNLSATIYTPAGYDPDKDGSLPVLMWAYPREYKSKAVAAQVRGSKYEFTRLYWGTPLYWVTQGYAIMDRTEMPIVGEGDQEPNDFFIEQLVANAEAAIDYIVDRGIGDRDRIAVGGHSYGAFMTANLLSHSNLFAAGIARSGAYNRTLTPFGFQYEQRTYWEAPEVYYNMSPFMHADKVKTPILLIHGEADNNSGTFPIQSERYYNALKGHGATARLVFLPNESHGYAAQESIMHTLYEMNEWLDKWVKNKGK; encoded by the coding sequence ATGAACCTAAATTTTCAAACCCTAAGGCACCTTGTTTGCCTGTTGGGCGTAATCTTTCTTTATGGAAGTCTCCATGCCCAAGAAAACAATGGGTACAAAACCCCTCCACAGTCAATCCAAGACTTGGTCAATGCCCCTGTAACTCCTTCGGTCTATTTCAGCAAGGAGGGCGATATCATGCTCATTCTGGAAAGACCCGGCTACAAATCCCTCAAGGAAGTGTCCCAGCCCGAATTGCGCATCGGCGGGATCCGTATCAATCCCAAAACCAATGGCCCAAGCCGCTCATCTTCTTACAGCGGCATCACAGTAAAAGATGTAAAATCAGGTGAGGAAACGCCCATTTCAGGCTTGCCGGAAGATGCTAAAATCAGCGGGATCAGCTGGTCAGATGATGAAGAGCACCTGGCTTTTGGCATCGTAGGCGATGAAGGCATCAGCCTGTGGGTGGCAGACCTATCCACCAAAACGGCCACACAAGTAACGGATGAAATCATTAACGATGTCTATGGTACGGCTTTTACTTGGCTATCCGACCAATCGCTATTGATAAAAGCCACTAATCCAGACCGTGGCCCCATGCCTGAAAAACCGCAAGTACCTTCCAGTCCCATCATCCAAGAAACCTCTGGCAATGCTGCCCCCAGCAGGACATATCAAGACTTACTGGCGAATGAATACGATGAGCAACTTTTTGCCTATTTTATGGATACGCAGTTGATGATCGTGGACGTGGATGGCAGTACCAAGCCCTTGGGAAAACCCGCCATGATCAAGTCCATGGATATATCTCCGGACGGCCAATACGTTCTCGTTGAATCTATCCAGCGCCCATTTTCATACTTGGTGCCCGCTTATCGCTTTCCTTACAATGTGGAAGCATGGAGCATCGATGGATCAAAAAAAATCACCATCGCTGAAATCCCACTGGATGAAGTACGTCCTACTGGCTTTGATGCTACAGTAACCGGTCCAAGATCCATCAATTGGCGGAAGGATACTCCTGCCACCCTATACTGGGCAGAAGCACAGGATGGTGGAGATCCGAAAGTGGAAATCCAAGAACGCGACATTATCTACACCCTGGATGCGCCATTCACAGGAAACAAGCAAAAACTCGCTTCCACTAGCTTACGGTACTCAAGTATCGATTGGTCAGATGATAATTTTGCAGTGCTAAATGAGCGGTGGTTTGACACTCGACAAGAAAAACGATCACTCATCGACCCTTCCCAACCGGAAAAACCAAAAGCAACCTTTATCGAAAGAAGCTATTCGGACATCTATAATGATCCAGGAGATCCCGTAATGACGACCAATGAACTGGGAGAATATGTCCTTCTAAGAAATGGAAACCAGCTCTTTATGACCAGTGAAGGCGGCTCTCCCGATGGAAGTATGCCTTTCCTCAGCACATTTGATGTAAGCTCAGGCGAGCAGGATATTCTCTGGCGCTGTCAGGCACCTTTTTACGAGGAAGTCGTAAAAGTCTTGGATGACAAAGGCCACAGCTTCATCACCAGAAAGCAAAGCACGGATATCCAACCAAACTACTGGCTAGTCAATACAAGAAAACGAATTGCTCCGATCCAACTGACAACTTTTGAAGACCCTTACCCTTCCCTGAAAGGGATACAGAAGGAACTGGTCACTTATACCAGAAATGATGGGCTGAACCTATCTGCTACCATCTATACCCCGGCAGGATATGATCCCGATAAGGACGGCAGCTTACCTGTCTTGATGTGGGCTTATCCAAGGGAATATAAATCCAAAGCAGTAGCTGCCCAGGTAAGAGGATCCAAGTACGAATTTACCCGGCTGTATTGGGGCACTCCACTGTATTGGGTCACCCAAGGCTACGCCATCATGGACCGAACGGAAATGCCCATCGTAGGTGAAGGAGATCAAGAGCCCAATGATTTCTTCATTGAGCAATTGGTAGCCAATGCAGAGGCAGCGATAGACTATATCGTGGACAGGGGCATTGGTGACCGGGACAGGATCGCCGTTGGCGGCCATTCCTATGGTGCTTTTATGACGGCCAATTTACTTTCCCACAGCAACCTATTTGCTGCAGGCATCGCCCGTAGCGGAGCTTATAACCGTACACTGACGCCTTTTGGCTTTCAATATGAACAACGAACCTATTGGGAAGCTCCAGAAGTCTATTACAATATGTCGCCATTCATGCACGCTGACAAAGTGAAAACACCAATCTTGCTGATCCATGGCGAAGCGGACAACAATTCCGGCACCTTCCCCATCCAGTCGGAGCGCTATTACAACGCCCTGAAAGGACATGGTGCTACCGCCAGATTGGTATTCTTACCCAATGAAAGCCATGGATATGCTGCCCAGGAATCCATTATGCATACCTTATATGAAATGAATGAGTGGTTGGACAAATGGGTAAAGAACAAGGGAAAGTAA
- a CDS encoding YCF48-related protein, with amino-acid sequence MKHHLLLIFFFLSLLQQAFAQNWQRISDRGNELTDIHWVNEDVAFISGDQIMLKTTDGGESWSEMSMPLETKLLSVDFQNHQTGAMAGENGALLHTDDSGQSWKIINLNTTEDILSVNYLSEDDIWIAGTSGTLQHSSNGGDAWASVTLGITADINTLFFTDNKVGYLGTSSGAIYKTSDGGQTWQPVTLPVSTAVNDLYFVNDTTGYAVGDNGLILKTIDAGDNWAFVQSGTNYNYMQVAFNRDNPDTGIVVGEEGIVLFTNNAGLTFVVRNSRTTEDIKSIDYKQSTNTVFAVADAGTILRSTNSGNSWTSLFAGNPNDFLATDFVSDSRGYIAGKEAVILRTTNSGNSFTDYSRPLATDFHDITFVSNAFGYVAGNGGTVLNTTNSGGAWTALNPKTEKDIFGLYFADTDTGYIVGENGYFAKTENRGVNWITINAGNESFDYHDIDFFENGPGIIIGESGHVFRNSGVDDDWQEISLGTSQNLNGIFMINATIAIMVGDNGSAYITEDQGGSWKQLSTNTTQNLRDVAFLDSLTGFIVGDGGLLLETNDQGKSWKQVETETYQDFTSISFGDVNTGYAVGGFGMIYQYSCEVPTATGTISGQANICLSQQIYTVENNENEDLVYEWRVDGGRIIEGQGSDQIVVQWESPGRNGVLVKSQNVCGDGPTAALEVTVSTTPEKVPGIAGNGIACLETVSNYEVDSIPGMEYIWTAHNGIVQSGQGTAHVSISWEAEGAQQLSVTPKNACGEATATTKTITVSYAPDQPDAIIGLAQVGLEEQSYEVTAVDGVNYQWSTPGGSVISGQGTHAVTVNWEKEGDFLLEVTPSNSCNDGTSQQLAVNVNLITGIEKEAEKNHIKIYPNPSSGNIHINVKGAGTVRKISVMDPTGKYLRKITPHPGIFDFDIENLPTGLWLIEVETTAGKTVDKVWIK; translated from the coding sequence ATGAAGCACCATTTACTCCTTATTTTTTTCTTCCTTTCACTACTCCAACAAGCCTTTGCCCAAAACTGGCAAAGAATCAGTGACCGGGGCAATGAGCTGACAGACATCCATTGGGTCAATGAAGACGTGGCATTCATTTCCGGAGATCAGATTATGCTCAAGACCACCGATGGGGGGGAAAGCTGGTCGGAAATGTCCATGCCCTTGGAGACTAAACTGCTTTCCGTAGATTTCCAAAATCACCAAACTGGTGCAATGGCTGGAGAAAACGGAGCACTGCTACACACCGATGACAGTGGCCAGTCCTGGAAGATCATCAACTTAAATACCACTGAAGATATACTGTCAGTAAACTACCTTTCCGAAGATGACATTTGGATAGCAGGCACATCGGGTACCTTACAGCACTCTTCAAATGGCGGAGATGCGTGGGCATCGGTCACATTGGGGATCACTGCTGATATCAACACGCTCTTCTTCACAGACAATAAGGTCGGCTATTTGGGCACTTCCTCTGGAGCCATTTACAAGACCTCAGATGGAGGACAGACTTGGCAGCCGGTCACCTTACCTGTCAGTACCGCTGTAAACGACCTCTACTTCGTCAATGACACGACCGGCTATGCGGTGGGCGATAACGGGCTCATCTTAAAGACGATTGACGCAGGAGACAACTGGGCCTTTGTCCAAAGTGGCACCAATTACAACTATATGCAGGTAGCCTTTAACAGGGACAACCCTGACACCGGGATCGTCGTAGGAGAAGAAGGCATTGTCCTGTTTACCAATAATGCCGGGCTGACCTTCGTCGTCCGAAACAGCCGTACTACAGAGGACATTAAAAGTATCGACTACAAGCAAAGCACCAACACGGTCTTTGCCGTGGCTGATGCCGGAACAATCCTCCGATCCACCAATTCAGGAAATTCGTGGACATCTCTATTTGCAGGCAATCCCAACGATTTTTTGGCGACGGATTTTGTAAGCGATAGTCGTGGCTATATTGCTGGCAAAGAAGCCGTAATTTTACGGACAACCAACAGCGGCAATTCCTTTACTGACTATTCCCGTCCGTTGGCAACAGATTTTCATGACATCACATTTGTATCCAATGCTTTCGGTTATGTGGCCGGTAATGGTGGGACGGTCTTGAACACCACCAATTCTGGAGGAGCTTGGACGGCCCTAAACCCCAAAACTGAAAAAGACATTTTCGGCCTGTATTTCGCTGATACTGACACAGGGTACATTGTCGGCGAAAATGGGTACTTCGCCAAAACCGAAAATCGTGGTGTCAACTGGATCACCATCAATGCGGGTAATGAATCGTTCGACTATCATGACATCGATTTTTTTGAAAATGGCCCTGGAATTATTATCGGTGAAAGTGGACATGTATTTAGAAATTCCGGTGTAGATGATGATTGGCAAGAAATTTCCCTTGGCACCTCCCAAAACTTAAACGGCATTTTCATGATCAATGCGACCATTGCCATCATGGTCGGTGACAATGGCAGCGCCTATATAACAGAAGACCAAGGAGGCAGCTGGAAACAGCTTAGCACCAACACCACCCAAAACCTTCGTGATGTAGCCTTTTTGGACAGCTTGACAGGATTCATTGTGGGTGATGGAGGCTTGCTCCTGGAAACGAATGACCAAGGAAAAAGCTGGAAACAAGTTGAGACCGAAACTTATCAGGACTTTACATCAATAAGCTTTGGTGATGTCAATACCGGCTATGCGGTAGGGGGATTTGGGATGATCTATCAATACAGCTGTGAAGTTCCCACCGCCACGGGCACCATCAGTGGACAAGCCAATATTTGCCTAAGCCAACAGATCTACACGGTAGAAAATAACGAAAATGAAGACCTGGTCTATGAATGGCGTGTGGATGGCGGCAGGATCATTGAAGGGCAAGGATCAGACCAAATAGTAGTCCAGTGGGAAAGCCCTGGACGGAATGGCGTATTGGTAAAAAGCCAAAATGTTTGCGGAGATGGCCCCACAGCAGCACTGGAGGTCACCGTCTCCACCACCCCGGAAAAGGTACCTGGCATCGCCGGAAATGGAATTGCCTGTCTAGAAACTGTCAGCAATTATGAAGTAGATTCCATACCGGGAATGGAATATATCTGGACAGCACATAACGGAATCGTTCAATCAGGCCAAGGCACCGCACATGTCTCTATCTCTTGGGAAGCAGAAGGAGCACAACAGCTAAGTGTAACCCCAAAAAATGCATGTGGAGAAGCCACTGCCACCACTAAAACGATCACCGTATCCTATGCGCCGGACCAACCAGATGCTATCATCGGATTGGCCCAAGTCGGGCTGGAAGAGCAGTCCTATGAAGTGACTGCCGTAGATGGTGTAAATTACCAATGGTCCACCCCAGGAGGAAGCGTTATCTCCGGTCAAGGCACTCATGCGGTCACTGTGAACTGGGAAAAAGAGGGTGATTTTCTGCTGGAAGTCACGCCGAGCAACAGCTGTAATGATGGCACTTCCCAGCAGCTTGCCGTCAACGTAAACCTCATTACAGGTATTGAAAAAGAAGCTGAAAAAAACCACATTAAAATCTATCCAAATCCATCCAGTGGAAATATCCACATTAACGTAAAAGGAGCAGGGACAGTCAGGAAAATTAGCGTGATGGACCCGACGGGCAAATATTTACGAAAAATAACCCCTCATCCTGGTATATTCGATTTTGACATCGAAAATTTACCAACTGGCTTGTGGTTAATTGAGGTAGAAACCACAGCAGGAAAGACAGTGGATAAAGTGTGGATAAAGTAA